A genome region from Hevea brasiliensis isolate MT/VB/25A 57/8 chromosome 9, ASM3005281v1, whole genome shotgun sequence includes the following:
- the LOC110665048 gene encoding DExH-box ATP-dependent RNA helicase DExH6 → MGKKRQKKTEQQENPNVAEAARIRISQILEQFRAAKDQVYTFEANLSNRERAVVHEVCKKMGMKSKSSGRGNQRRVSVYKNTKNADTAKAKDNITCLNFSEESKLVLQELFANYPPEDGEFGAKIVGIRKGKNSKIRGMKDDIFSMPSMTKADIKKRVESLNSRIEKAANLRQIVEERSRLPIASFRDVITSSVDSHQVVLISGETGCGKTTQVPQFLLDHKWGKGEACKIVCTQPRRISATSVAERISYERGENIGDDIGYKIRLESKGGRNSSIVFCTNGVLLRVLVSRGTSRLKREASNKSGKDDVSNITHIIVDEIHERDRYSDFILAIIRDILPSYPHLRLIMMSATLDAERFSQYFGGCPIICVPGFTYPVKSFYLEDVLSILKSPDNNHIDSAMPSAPQKSHELTEEDKAALDEAINLAWTNDEFDTLLDLIYSEGTPKVYNHHDSLTGLTPLMVFAGKGRVGDVCMLLSVGADCHSQDKNGLTALDWAKRENQQETAEVIKGHVESALTDTLEQKQLVDKYLATINPELIDFVLIEQLLRKICIDSKDGAVLVFLPGWDDINKTRERLFANPFFKDSSRFMMISLHSMVPSMEQRKVFKRPPQGCRKIILSTNIAESAITIDDVVYVIDSGRMKEKSYDPYNNVSTLQSSWVSKASSRQREGRAGRCQPGICYHLFSKLRAASLPDFQVPEIRRMPIEDLCLQVKLIDPNCKIEDFLRKTLDPPVPETIHNAITVLQDIGALSLDEQLTELGEKLGCLPVHPMTSKMLFFAILMNCLDPALTLACASDYRDPFTLPVLPNEKKRATAAKFDFASLYGGHSDQLAVIAAFECWKNAKGRGQEAWFCSQYFISSSTMNMLHGMRKQLESELIRNGFIQEDVSCCNLNAHDPGIIRAVLVAGMYPMVGRFLPPRNGKRFHVETATGAKVRLHPHSLIFKLSFKKTDDCPLIVYDEITRGNGGMHIRNCTVVGPLPLLLLATEIVVAPPKDDNEEDDEGDDDDNNGSDDAGEDESDEDEMETDGKLGGNNYEKIMSSPDNSVTAVVDRWLYFGSTALDVAQIYCLRERLSAAVLFKVKHPREVLPPALEASMHAAACVLSYDGLSGISLPLESVDSLTSMIRATGINNSAPGRRMGPGQNSNDFLKSLISPNIQHTGPSHYHKARFTGFQRKSNGNELSSQDFIPPGKIPYQRPPMQGPNSVGYDSGTHESSNPRGDSSKRQRGNASKKQWFNF, encoded by the exons ATGGGAAAGAAGAGACAAAAGAAAACAGAGCAACAAGAAAACCCTAATGTTGCTGAAGCTGCTCGGATTCGAATTTCCCAAATACTAGAGCAGTTCCGTGCTGCTAAGGATCAAG TGTACACAtttgaagctaatttatcaaACCGTGAACGTGCTGTGGTGCATGAAGTATGCAAGAAAATGGGTATGAAATCCAAGAGTTCTGG ACGTGGGAATCAGCGACGAGTCTCTGTTTACAAGAATACAAAGAATGCAGACACTGCAAAGGCAAAGGACAATATCACATGTTTGAATTTTTCAGAAGAATCAAAACTCGTGTTGcaagaattatttgcaaactaccCACCTGAGGATGGAGAGTTTGGTGCAAAAATAGTTGGAATTCGGAAAGGAAAGAATAGTAAAATTCGAGGAATGAAAGATGATATCTTCAGTATGCCTTCAATGACCAAAGCAGATATCAAAAAGAGAGTGGAATCGCTGAATTCTAGAATAGAAAAGGCTGCAAACTTAAGACAG ATCGTTGAAGAGAGATCTAGGCTTCCAATTGCATCCTTTAGGGATGTCATTACATCCTCTGTAGATTCTCACCAG GTTGTTCttatttctggtgagactgggtgTGGAAAGACTACACAG GTCCCACAATTTTTATTGGACCATAAGTGGGGAAAAGGCGAGGCCTGTAAAATAGTCTGCACACAACCTCGTCGTATCTCAGCAACATCAG TTGCTGAAAGAATATCTTATGAAAGAGGAGAAAATATTGGAGATGATATTGGGTACAAG ATTCGGTTAGAAAGTAAAGGTGGAAGAAACTCATCAATTGTGTTCTGCACAAATGGGGTTCTACTGAGGGTGCTGGTTTCCAGGGGCACTAGTCGGTTGAAGAGGGAAGCTTCTAATAAATCGGGCAAGGATGATGTTTCTAACATAACTCACATTATTGTG GATGAAATTCATGAAAGGGATCGCTACTCGGATTTCATTTTGGCAATTATCAG AGACATACTTCCTTCGTATCCTCATCTTCGGCTG ATAATGATGAGTGCTACCCTTGATGCTGAACGTTTTTCACAATATTTTGGTGGCTGCCCAATTATCTGTGTTCCTGGCTTCACTTATCCT GTTAAAAGTTTCTACTTGGAGGATGTACTTTCTATTCTAAAATCTCCAGATAATAATCATATTGATTCTGCCATGCCAAGTGCCCCCCAAAAAAGCCACGAGCTTACAGAAGAAGACAAAGCTGCTTTAGATGAAGCTATCAATTTGGCTTGGACAAATGATGAATTCGATACCCTCCTGGATTTGATTTATTCTGAAGGAACCCCAAAGGTTTATAATCACCATGATTCTTTGACTGGACTAACGCCACTAATGGTCTTTGCTGGAAAGGGCAGAGTGGGTGATGTTTGCATGCTTCTCTCTGTTGGCGCGGATTGTCATTCGCAGGACAAGAATGGACTAACAGCATTGGATTGGGCCAAGCGAGAAAACCAGCAAGAAACTGCTGAAGTAATAAAAGGACATGTTGAAAGTGCCTTGACTGACACCCTGGAACAAAAACAATTAGTTGATAAATACCTAGCTACAATTAACCCTGAACTTATTGATTTTGTTCTTATAGAGCAGTTACTGAGGAAGATATGTATTGATTCAAAAGATGGTGCAGTGCTTGTTTTCCTTCCTGGGTGGGATGATATAAATAAGACTAGGGAGAGGTTATTTGCAAACCCATTTTTTAAAGATTCTTCCAGGTTTATGATGATCTCTCTCCATTCAATGGTTCCATCTATGGAGCAAAGGAAAGTTTTCAAACGGCCACCTCAGGGTTGCCGCAAAATCATTCTTTCCACTAATATTGCAGAAAGTGCCATTACAATTGATGATGTTGTCTATGTCATAGATAGTGGTCGAATGAAAGAAAAAAGTTATGATCCTTATAACAATGTATCAACCCTTCAGTCTTCTTGGGTATCCAAAGCAAGTTCAAGGCAGCGTGAGGGACGTGCAGGCCGCTGTCAGCCTGGGATATGCTATCATCTCTTTTCGAAGCTTCGGGCAGCTTCTTTGCCGGATTTTCAAGTTCCTGAAATTAGGCGAATGCCAATTGAAGATCTCTGTTTGCAA GTGAAGTTGATCGATCCCAATTGCAAGATAGAAGATTTCCTGCGGAAGACACTGGATCCTCCAGTTCCTGAAACCATACATAACGCAATCACTGTTCTCCAGGATATCGGGGCTTTATCACTAGATGAACAATTGACAGAACTAGGAGAGAAGCTAGGCTGCCTACCTGTTCATCCAATGACAAGCAAGATGCTTTTCTTTGCAATATTGATGAATTGCCTCGACCCAGCTTTGACATTGGCTTGTGCCTCCGACTATAGAGATCCATTTACCCTTCCTGTGTTGCCTAATGAAAAGAAGAGAGCTACTGCTGCTAAATTTGATTTTGCTTCACTGTATGGTGGGCACAGTGATCAGCTAGCAGTTATAGCAGCCTTTGAGTGCTGGAAAAATGCTAAAGGAAGGGGCCAAGAAGCATGGTTTTGTTCTCAGTACTTTATCTCTTCGAGCACCATGAATATGCTGCATGGTATGCGTAAGCAGCTTGAGTCGGAACTAATTCGTAATGGGTTCATTCAGGAAGATGTCTCATGCTGTAATCTGAATGCACATGACCCTGGAATAATCCGTGCTGTGCTTGTTGCTGGTATGTATCCTATGGTGGGGAGATTCCTTCCACCTAGAAATGGGAAgcgttttcatgtagaaaccgcAACTGGTGCTAAAGTTCGGTTGCACCCTCATtcccttatttttaaattatcattTAAAAAAACTGATGACTGCCCTTTGATTGTATATGACGAGATAACCCGTGGGAATGGGGGTATGCATATAAGGAACTGTACTGTTGTTGGGCCACTCCCATTGTTATTACTTGCAACAGAGATCGTAGTTGCTCCTCCGAAGGATGACAATGAGGAAGATGATGAGGGTGATGATGATGACAATAATGGAAGTGACGATGCAGGTGAAGATGAAAGTGATGAGGATGAGATGGAAACAGATGGCAAATTGGGTGGAAACAATTATGAGAAAATCATGTCATCTCCTGATAATTCAGTTACAGCAGTTGTGGACCGCTGGCTTTATTTTGGGTCAACAGCCCTTGATGTTGCTCAGATTTACTGCTTGCGAGAGCGATTATCAGCAGCAGTCTTATTCAAA GTAAAACATCCTCGGGAAGTACTTCCTCCTGCCCTTGAGGCCTCAATGCATGCAGCTGCTTGTGTTCTCTCTTATGATGGGCTATCCGGGATATCATTACCTTTAGAGTCTGTAGACTCGCTGACATCAATGATCCGTGCGACTGGGATTAACAACTCTGCTCCAGGGAGGAGGATGGGGCCAGGCCAGAATTCAAATGACTTCCTTAAATCACTGATTAGCCCTAACATTCAGCATACTGGTCCTTCGCATTATCACAAAGCTAGATTTACAGGATTCCAGAGGAAATCAAACGGAAATGAACTGTCAAGCCAAGATTTTATACCACCTGGTAAGATCCCTTATCAAAGGCCTCCAATGCAGGGTCCCAATTCAGTTGGTTACGATTCAGGTACTCATGAATCTTCGAATCCCAGGGGTGATTCATCTAAGCGGCAGCGTGGAAATGCATCCAAGAAGCAGTGGTTTAACTTTTAG
- the LOC110665050 gene encoding probable serine/threonine-protein kinase PBL7, with the protein METEDFVYRRKERVALVAIVVVASLAVACLLVAFSYYCYIRNKLSKRHNPHKKDKYEEKGSFENLQVATEKGLQVFTFKQLHSATGGFSKSNVVGHGGFGSVYRGVLNDGRKVAVKFMDQAGKQGEDEFKMEVELLSRLHSPYLLALLGYCSDNNHKLLVYEFMANGGLQEHLYPINGHNDVNLRLDWETRLRIALEAAKGLEYLHEHVSPPVIHRDFKSSNILLDKNFHAKVSDFGLAKLGPDKAGGHVSTRVLGTQGYIAPEYALTGHLTTKSDVYSYGVVLLELLTGRVPVDMKRPPGEGVLVNWVLPCLTDREKVVQIMDPALESQYSMKEVIQVAAIAAMCVQPEADYRPLMADVVQSLVPLVKTHRPTSKVGSYSSFSVPRSPSQDSGRAST; encoded by the exons ATGGAAACAGAGGATTTTGTGTACAGAAGGAAGGAGCGCGTAGCATTGGTGGCCATTGTCGTTGTTGCTTCACTTGCCGTCGCTTGTTTGCTTGTGGCTTTTAGTTATTACTGCTATATACGTAACAAGCTCTCCAAACGCCATAATCCCCACAAGA AGGATAAATACGAGGAAAAAGGGAGCTTTGAGAATCTGCAAGTTGCTACCGAGAAAGGACTTCAGGTGTTCACTTTTAAGCAGCTACATTCAGCTACTGGTGGTTTCAGCAAGTCAAATGTGGTTGGGCATGGTGGTTTTGGGTCAGTATACCGTGGAGTTCTCAATGATGGAAGGAAAGTTGCAGTGAAATTCATGGATCAAGCAGGGAAACAGGGAGAAGATGAATTTAAAATGGAG GTGGAATTGCTGAGCCGCCTACATTCCCCATATTTACTGGCATTGCTTGGGTATTGTTCGGATAACAATCATAAATTGCTGGTTTACGAGTTCATGGCAAATGGTGGATTACAAGAACATTTGTATCCTATAAATG GTCATAATGATGTGAACTTGAGATTGGACTGGGAAACACGGTTGCGAATTGCCCTTGAAGCTGCCAAGGGCTTGGAATATTTGCATGAACATGTCAGTCCTCCAGTGATTCATAGAGATTTCAAGAGCAGCAACATCCTCTTGGACAAAAATTTTCATGCCAAAGTTTCTGATTTTGGATTGGCCAAGCTTGGACCAGACAAAGCTGGTGGACATGTCTCAACTCGAGTGTTGGGCACCCAGGGATATATTGCCCCTGA GTATGCATTAACTGGGCATTTGACAACAAAATCAGATGTCTATAGTTATGGGGTGGTTCTGTTGGAGTTGCTTACTGGCAGAGTTCCAGTAGATATGAAGAGACCTCCTGGGGAAGGTGTTCTTGTGAATTGG GTGCTGCCCTGCTTGACAGATAGAGAGAAAGTCGTGCAAATTATGGATCCCGCATTGGAGAGTCAATACTCAATGAAAGAGGTTATTCAGGTGGCGGCAATTGCTGCTATGTGTGTACAACCAGAGGCTGATTACAGACCGCTAATGGCAGATGTTGTGCAGTCACTGGTCCCATTGGTCAAGACTCACAGGCCAACATCAAAGGTAGGAAGCTACTCCAGCTTCAGTGTACCCAGGTCTCCATCACAAGACTCTGGCAGAGCAAGTACATGA